TCGACGGAGCCGCTGAACACGGCGCTGTCCGGCCGGGCGAAGTACACGTGCTCGAATACACAGCGATTGATCGGGGCCGGCGGCAGCGCATGCACCGACCGCAGACCATGCGCGTCCACAGCGATGATCTCTCCCGGCTGTACTTCTCGCTCGTAGACCGCCCCGACGATGTCGAGTGCGCAGGTCTCCGAGGCGAACACCCAGCCGTCGCCGAGTCGGCCCATGACGAGCGGGCGCCAGCCGTGCGGGTCACGCGCGACGAGTACGGTGTCGTCCAGTACGATCAGCAGGCAGTAGGCGCCTTCGACGCCCTGCAATGCCTCCGCCACCCGAGCTTCAGGCGTCGCGCCATGGGCTCGGGCGATGCGATGGACGATCGCCTCGGAATCCATGGTCGACGAGAAGATCGCACCACCATCTTCCAGGTCACGGCGCAGTTCAACCGCGTTCGTCAGATTGCCGTTGTGCGCGAGCGCGATGTGACTCCGGCGCACTCGTGCGAGGATCGGCTGTGCGTTCTCGATCGCCGACGCACCCGCCGTGCTATAGCGCGTGTGCCCGATCGCGATCGGTCCACGGAGCGCATCCATCTCCTCGTCACCGAAGCCCTCCGAGACGAGTCCCATCGCACGACTGACTCGCGCATGCCTCGCGTCGTCGACGGCAACGATGCCCGCCGACTCCTGACCGCGGTGCTGCAGCGAGTACAAGCCGAGTTGCGTAAGGGCTGCTGCGTCCCGAACTCCGTAGACGCCGAAAATACCACACATGGGAAAACTCCCGATCAGTCGTTGGTAGGAGCGTGCGATGAGGCCACCGCATGCTCGGCCGGCGTCTCGCCATCCATGGCGAGCGGAATTGCCTCGTGAAACGCCTTCGCGAGCCAGTTGATCGGCGCCGAAAAGGTGTCGTCCGAAATCGTGAACTGCGCGCCGCTCTCGGCGCTCGTCACGGTGCCGATCACGCGCGCCGGCACCCCATGGCGTTGCGCGATCTGCAATACCGCGGCGCTGTCCGCCGTGGACAACACCACGCGTCCGTGCGCTTCGCCGAACAGCAGCGCGCGGTGAGGAAGCGTGGCCCACGGCGAGAGATCGACGGTGAATCCGAATACGCGATCGCGATCGGCCATCGCGCACTCGGCGAGTGCCACCGCCAATCCGCCATCGCTGCAATCGTGCGCCGAGCGCACGACCCCTCCGCGAATCGACTCCAGCAGGGCGTCGATCAAGGCGCGCTCGCGCTTCGGGTCACACACGGGCGGTTCGCCGATCGTGAGTCCATGAATTTCCAGCAGATACTCGCTCGCCCCGAGTTCTTCGGTGCAATCGCCCAGCAATACGATGTCGTCGCCGACCGTCTGAAATCCTGATGGCGTGACATGTGAGAGTGATTCAATGAGTCCGACCATGCCGATGGTCGGCGTCGGATGAATCGCCCCCTGCGGGTTCTCGTTGTACAACGACACGTTGCCACCGGTCACCGGCGTTTCGAGCACGGTGCAGGCTTCACCCATTCCGGCAATCGCTTCGCTCAGCTGGAAATACACTTCCGGCTTCTTCGGATTGCCGAAGTTGAGATTGTTCGTGATCGCCATCGGGCGCGCACCCGTGCACGCGACGTTGCGCGCGGCTTCGGAAACAGCGGCCCGACCGCCATTGCGCGGCGACAGCGCGACGTGGCGACCATTGCCATCGATACAGAGCGCTATGGCCTTGTCCGTGCCACGGAGCTTCACCACGGCGGCGTCGCTGCCGGGGCCTCGCATGGTGCTGGTGCGTACCGTCGAGTCGTACTGCTGCCACACCCACTTCTTGCTGGCGATCGTTGGCGAGGAGAGCAGGCGCTCCAGCGTCCACGCGTGGTCGCGTTCGTCGTCGAGCGCCACCACGGCGTGTGCTGAGCGTCCGCGCGCGGCCTTCAGCGACTCGCTCTCCTTCGGCTCGAGCACGTACTGCGGGCACTCGGTCACCAGGCGCGAGCCGGGGAACTCGGCCACCACGCGCTCGCCTTCGGTCACGCGGTACACCGGTTCCGCGATCACTTCACCGATCACGGCCGCTTCGAGATCCCACTTGGCCAGAATCGCGCGCACATCCTCTTCATGCCCGAGCTTCGCGACCACGAGCATCCGCTCCTGCGATTCCGAAAGCAGAATCTCGTATGGCGTCATCCCCTGTTCGCGGACGGGAACCTTGGTCACGTCGATCGTGACGCCGACATCGCCGCGCTCGGCCATCTCAGCCGACGATGAGGTGAGCCCGGCAGCGCCCATGTCCTGAATCGCCACGATGTGCCCGCTGCGGATCAACTCGAGTGACGCTTCGAGCAGCAGCTTCTCCGTGAACGGATCGCCGACCTGCACCATTGGGCGCTTGGCCTCGCTGGATGCCGACAGATCTTCCGAGGCGAACGACGCGCCGTGAATACCGTCGCGGCCCGTGCGTGCACCCACAGCCATGATCGGATTGCCGACACCGGACGCCACGGCGGTGATGAGCTCGTCCTCGCGCATGAGGCCGACGCACATCGCGTTCACGAGCGGATTGCCTTCGTACGACGGATCGAACACAACTTCACCGCCGACCGTGGGCACGCCGACGCAGTTGCCATAGTCGCCGATTCCCTTCACGACACCGGCAAAGAGCCAGCGAACGCGGCTCGACGTGAGCGGACCGAAACGCAGCGAATTGAGCAGCGCGATAGGGCGCGCGCCCATCGTGAACACGTCGCGCAGAATACCACCGACACCGGTTGCCGCGCCCTGATATGGCTCGACCGCCGACGGATGATTATGTGACTCGATCTTGAACGCGACCGCCCAACCGTCGCCGACGGAAATGACGCCGGCATTCTCACCAGGGCCCTGGAGCACCCATGGCGCCTTGGTCGGCAGTGTCTTGAGCATGGGACGCGAATGCTTGTAGGAGCAGTGCTCGCTCCAGAGCGCACTCACGACGCCGAGCTCGGTGAACGTGGGCGTCCGGCCAAGCATGGCAATCAGCCGCTCGTACTCGAACTCCGTGATGCCGTGCTCGGCCACCATGGCCGGCGTGATCACCGGATCGCCCGGGCGTGATTCCACGGGACGTGCATTGGACGCGGCGGTCATGCCTTCACCTCGGCGAGCATCGATTCCAGGATTGACGCGAACAAGGGCACGCCGTCGGTTGACCCGAGCGTCGTGTCGAGCGCGCGCTCAGGGTGCGGCATCATGCCCAGCACGTTGCCCTCGGCGCTGACGATGCCGGCGATGTTGCGCAGCGAGCCGTTCGGATTCGCCGCCGCGGTGGCTTCGCCGTCCCCATTGACGTAGCGAAAGACGACCTGACCCTCGCCTTCGAGGCGAGCCAGCGTATCGGCATCCGCGGTATAACGACCATCGCCGTGCGCGACCGGGATGGAGATGACTTGATTGAGATGATACTGTGACGTGTAGCGGGTCGCGATCGACTCGACGCGCAGGTGCGCGGGTGCACTCACGAAGCGCAGACTGGCGTTTCGCAGCAGGGCGCCGGGCAGCAAGCCAGCTTCGCAGGCGATCTGGAACCCGTTGCAGATACCAAGCACCGGTCCTCCGCGTTTGGCGAAAGCGATGACTTCCCGCATGATCGGACTGAATCGTGCGATCGCCCCGGCGCGCAGATAGTCGCCGTAACTGAAGCCGCCGGGCAGGATGACGAGATCGACGTTCTGGAGGTCGTGATCCTTGTGCCACAGGTACACCGCCTCCTGACCGAGGTGATCGGCGATCGCGTGGTACGCGTCCTCGTCGCAGTTAGAGCCGGGAAACCGAACGATGCCGGCCTTCACGCGTGCTCCACCGAGGCGATCTCGAAGTCTTCGGTGACCGGGTTGGCCAGCAACTTCTCGCACATGGCCGTGATGCGCGCACGCGCCGCGTCCGCCGTCGCGGCTTCGGTCTCCACGATCACGTGGCGCCCGACGCGCACGTCGCTCAGGTCGGCGAAGCCGAGCGAATGGAGTGCATCAGCGACGGCCTTGCCCTGGGGATCGAGGATCCCGCGACGCGGAACGATATGGATGGCGCAGCGGAAACGGGTCATGCCAAGGGCTCCTCGCGACCGGCGTCCGGCGCGATGTTCTGTCGTGAAGGACGACGGCGTCGACGACGACGTCGGGGGTCGAGGGGTTCGTCGAGGTCATCCTCGGCCGCGTCATCATCCTCACGCGGGCCGGGAATACGATCGAGTAACCCGAGAAAAACGGTGCGGCCGATGCCATACAGCACATAGGCCATCAGGGCCGGGAAGAAGAACTTCTTCGGCAGAAAAATGACGCCGACAAAGGTGCCGACGACCAACAGAAATCCGAGGATGCCGTTGAGCGTGCGAAAGTTCACCGTCGGCACCTTGGCGTACTGCACGTTGCTGATCATCAACATGCCAAGGCCGAGCATGACCCAGCGCAGCATCTGATGCCAGGGCAGGTCGCCGATCATCGTCTCGGTATACAGCGGCGTCTGACTGAACCAGTAGTACGTCGCGAGCGTCATGCCGGCCGCGGGGCTGGGCAGACCCGTAAAGTGCGTGTTCTTCGTGCCGGCCTGCTCGACGTTGAAGCGCGCGAGCCGCATCACAGCGCACGCCGTAAAGAAGAAACAGAAGATCCATTCCCACCGTGTACTCTGGAAGACCGCAAAGTACATGATCAGCGCGGGCGCGGTGCCGAACGAGATCGCATCCACGAGCGAGTCAAGTTCCTCGCCGAAACGCGAGCCCGACTTCGTGGCGCGTGCGATGCGACCGTCGAGCGTGTCAGCGATCGCGCCGAACACGATGAAGCGGGCCGCCGCATCGAAATCCCCGCGCGAGGCGGCGACGATCGCGAAGATGCCGAAGAACAGGTTGGCCAACGTGAAGCCGTTGGGTAGGGCGACGGCCACGCGCGGGCGCGGACGGCGTGGGCGCTCCACGCCATCGGTACCGGTGCCTCGGGTCTCCGGACGACTCATGTGGGGATTCCGACTGGGGTACGGGAGGCCCACGCCGCCACGAGGGCGACGAGCGTGAGGACATATCCGGCGAGCCACCACGGCCACGAGCGCAAGCGTAGCGCGGCCGCGAAGGTCAGCGCGGCCAGTACGGCGACGCCGAGCAGAAACGGATAGCCCTCACGCGCGAACATCAAACGGAATCCTCGGGAAGCCCGAGTCGGTGGAGATCCATCGGCGCGCCTGTGAGTCGCGCGAAGGCATCCCGATAGCGCAGGCTCGTCGCGCGAATGACCTCGTCCGGCAGCGTCGGGGCCGGCGCTTCACCGTTCCATCGTCCGGCGCGGCGCTCGACATCGAGCCAGTCACGGAGCGGCTGCTTGTCGAAGCTCGGTTGACCGCGACCCGGCGTGTAGCTGTCAGCGGGCCAGAATCGCGAGCTGTCCGGCGTGAGCACTTCATCGATCAACAAGAGGCGACCGTCACGCCAGCCGAACTCGAACTTGGTGTCCGCGACAATAATGCCGCGGGGTTCCGCCGTGGCGCGTCCGAATTCGTACACCGCTCGGGCCAGCCGTTCGAGCGTGGCGGCCGTTTCGGCGCCGACGCTCGCAATCACACTCGCAATCGTGATGTTCTCGTCGTGTCCGGTTTCCGCCTTCGTGGCCGGGCTGAAGATCAGCGGATCGAGACGATCGCTCTCGCGCAGTCCGGCCGCCAATGCCTCGCCGGCTAGTGTACCGTGCGCCTGATACTCTTTCCACGCCGAGCCCGTGATATAGCCGCGGATGACGCATTCGATCGGCACGACATCCGCTCGCACACACAACATGCTGCGGCCGGCAAGCGCTTCGCGATACGGCGCCAGCGCCGGTACTTCGCGCACGATCTCGTCGGTGTCGGCTGATAGCAGATGATGCTCCACCACGCTCGACAACTGGGACAGCCACCACGCGGTCAGCTGCGTGAGCACAGCGCCCTTGTACGGAATGGCTTCGTTCATGACGATGTCGAACGCGCTGACGCGGTCGGTCGTCACCAGCAGCAAGCGATCGTCATCCACCGCGTACACGTCGCGCACTTTGCCGCGCCGCACGAGCGGCAACGGCAACGCGGTCTCAATCATCGCGGCGGGTAGCCGCGTACTCATACGCGCACCTCTTCCACTTCGACACCGGCGCGTTCACGCGCCAGCCACGGTGCCACGTGCTCGTCGAGGAACTCCACCACTTGCTCGGGCGAGCGACCGACGAATCGTGTGGGCTCCGTGACGGCCTGCAGGTCTTCCAGTGGAATGCCGAACGCGGGGTCGGCCGCGAGCCGCTCCAGCATATCGTTTCGCGGCGCGCCATCCTTCACGGCACGCGCCGCGTCGATGCTGTGGCCGCGAATGAGCTCGTGCGCCTCCTGACGATCGCCGCCCGCCCGCACGAACCGCACGATGATCTCTTCCGTCGCCATGAACGGAAGCTCGTCATCGACGCGGCGGCGGATACGGGCCGGATGCACCTCGAGCCCGCGCACCACGTTCTGCATGAGCACGAGAATCGCGTCGGTGGCGAGGAACGATTCGGGAATCACCAGACGGCGATTCGCGGAGTCATCCAGCGTGCGTTCGAAGTACTGCACCGCGTGCGTCTGATTGGCGTTCGGCTCCAGCGACAAGACGAACCGTGCGAGCGAGGCGATCCGCTCGGAGCGCATCGGGTTCCGCTTGTACGCCATGGCGGACGACCCGATCTGATTCTTCTCGAACGGCTCCTCGATTTCGCCGAACGCCTGCAGCATACGGATGTCGCCGGAAAACTTCGATGCTGTCGCCGCAATGCCGGCCACCACGCCGAGTACCTGAGCGTCCACCTTTCGCGAGTACGTTTGGCCGCTCACCGGGATGGACGTGGCGAAACCCATACTCGTCGTCACGAGGCGATCGAGCTCGCGCACCTTCGCATGATCCCCGTCGAACAGCGACAGGAAGCTCGCCTGCGTCCCGGTGGTACCCTTCACGCCACGAAACGGCAGCTGCGCGATGCGATACTCCAGATCCTCGAGGTCGAGCAGGATATCTTGCATCCACAACGTCGCACGCTTACCGACCGTCGTCAGCTGCGCCGGCTGCAGGTGCGTGTAGCCGAGTGCCGGTTCGTCCTTCCACTCGCGCGCGAACGTACCGAGGGCCTCGAGTGAATCAATCAGCTTCTCGCGCAGCAGGTGCAAGCCGCGGCGCATAAGAATGAGTTCCGCGTTGTCAGTGACGAAGCAGCTCGTGGCACCGAGGTGAATGAACTTGCGCGCCGCCGGCGCGACGTCACCGAACGCATGCACGTGCGCCATGACGTCGTGGCGGAACTTCTTCTCATAAACGGCGACGGACTCGAAGTCGATGTCGTCGAGGTGCGCGCGCATCTCGTGGATCGCGGCGTCAGGAATAGCGATACCGAGACTCTGCTGCGCTTCGGCCAGCGCCAGCCAGAGGCGACGCCAAAGGCCGTACCGCATCTGGGGGCCCCACAGCGTGAGCATGGCGCGCGACGCATAGCGGTCGGCGAGAGGCGAGGCGTACGAGGTGCGGTCGGGTGCGGTCACGTAATCAGCGGAGAGAGAACGACGTCTGGAGATACTGTCGATTGCGCTCGAATACCACGTACACAGGACCGCGAGCGCCGTATCGGTCGATGGCAGCCGACGCCGCCTCGGCCGAATTCACTCGCGACTGTCCCACCTGCACGATCACATCGCCGTCCTGTAGCCCGATTTCATCGCGAATCCGATCGGAGACGCGATACACGAGCGCTCCGGCGTTCGACGCGACGCCGCGTTCCTGGCGAATGACATCGGTGAGCGACACCAGCTGGAGTTCGCGCAGCACGGTGACCTTGGGCGCGCTCACTTCCGGCGCGTCCGCGACCTGCAGCGAGAATCGCTGCTCGGCACTGCCACGACGAACAGTTACCGGCAGCTGTTCGCCAACGCGCAGATCGAGTAGTCGCGCTTCCCAGTCGAACGGATTCTTCACAGGGCGCGTACCGGCAGCGATCACCTGATCACCCGCTCGGACTCCGGCGCGATCGGCCGGGGAGCCGGGCACCACGCGGGCGACGATCGCGCCCACTGCGGCCGCTTCGCGCGCGCTCTGCACGTCGGGCGTTTGCAGTCGAATCCCCACCCACGGCTGCCGCACCGAGCCGTGATCAAGCAGGTCTTCCACGATGCGCTTGGTGCGGTCGATCGGGATGGCGAATCCGAGCCCCACCGATCCGCCGCTTGGCGAGTAGATCGAGCTGTTCACACCGACCACCTCGCCGGAGGCGTTCACCAGCGGTCCACCGGAATTCCCAGGGTTGATCGCGGCATCGGTCTGAATCATGTCGACGTACACGCCGCCGCCATCGCCTCGTCCGGCGAGGTTGCGACCAACGGCACTCACGACGCCCACCGACACACTGGGCTCGCTGTTCCCGAGCACGAAGCCAAACGGGTTGCCGATCGCGATCGACCACTCGCCCACGATCAATGTGGACGAACTGCCAAGGGGAGCCACCGGCAGATTCTTCGCTTTGATCCGCACCACGGCGAGATCGTTCGTTTCATCGATGCCGACCACCGTGGCGTCGTACGACGTGCCATCGCGCATGCCGATCGAGACCTTCGTGGCGCCCGAGATCACGTGGGCGTTGGTCACGATGATGCCGTCACTCCGCACAACGAACCCGGAGCCGATGCCGGCATTGCGACGCTCCCCGGTGCGCCCGCCCATGAAATACTCGAAAAAGTCGACCGGGACCTTCTGCACCGTTTCCGTCTGCACCGTGACCACGGCGGGAGCCACGCGTTCCACGGCCGTCGTAATCGCGGTTCGTCGCGACCCATCGATCGTCTGTGCGGGAACGGGACCGACCGGTTTGACCGGCGCTGGGGGAAGCGTGCGGGCCTGCGCGTTCGACGTGCTGGGGTTCGCCCCTTCGCAGCCGATCAGGGCAAGCGCGACCACAAGGGTAAGCGTCGAGCGTTGCACGATCACTGAAATCCTCGAATCACGAGGCATCGGCGTAGAGCTCGGCCGGATACGTGACCTCGCGCAGCGACAGGCCGTGGGCCGGTGCCGGAGCGGGCGTGCCCGAATTGTCAGGTGCGACGAGGAGCCGCGCGATCGTTCCGCGCGGTCGCCGTCCCTGAGCCACCTCAACCATCGTTCCGACTAGAAAACGCACCATGTGATGGAGAAAACGGTTCGCCGCAACTTCGAACACCCAGCCGCCGTCGCGCTCGACCCACCGCGCATGCTGAATCACGCAACGGTGGTGATCATCGACCGGCGCCGTGTGAGCGACGGCAAACGCCCGAAAGGTGTGTTCGCCCAACACACTGTCGGCTTCTCCCTGGAGTGCCGCCGGATCGAGTGGGTGTCGGATCGACCACTCATATCGTCGACGGAACGGGGAGCGTGCCGCCTCATCCGTCCCGATAAGATAACCATATCGACGCGCGATGGCGCTGCGCCGCGGGTGAAATTCCGGCACCATCCGGTGCGCCTCCGCCACCCAGATATCATCGGGGAGAGTGGCATTCATTGCCCGACGGAGGGTCGCTGGCGTCCAACGCTCCGGCACCCGGACGCCGACGCCCTGGCCGTGCGCGTGGACCCCCGCGTCGGTTCGCCCCGCGCCAATGGCGGGAACCGCGGTCGCGCACAAACGCTCGAGGGCGATTTCCATATCGCCTTGCACGGTGCGGACGACGGGCTGACGCTGCCAACCGGCGAAGCGCCCCCCGTCATACTGCGTTACCAGGAGGATCGGTCGCGGGTCCATGACCTGGGGGAAGCTAGGCACCAGACGCGTTCGCTTCAACTGATTCGCCTTCAAAGGCGCTCGACTATTGCGCTGTCGCGTCCGCTGACGTTTCCTCCACTCGCCATGCCTCCTCGCTCACTTG
This region of Gemmatimonas groenlandica genomic DNA includes:
- the purS gene encoding phosphoribosylformylglycinamidine synthase subunit PurS, giving the protein MTRFRCAIHIVPRRGILDPQGKAVADALHSLGFADLSDVRVGRHVIVETEAATADAARARITAMCEKLLANPVTEDFEIASVEHA
- a CDS encoding trypsin-like peptidase domain-containing protein; the protein is MQRSTLTLVVALALIGCEGANPSTSNAQARTLPPAPVKPVGPVPAQTIDGSRRTAITTAVERVAPAVVTVQTETVQKVPVDFFEYFMGGRTGERRNAGIGSGFVVRSDGIIVTNAHVISGATKVSIGMRDGTSYDATVVGIDETNDLAVVRIKAKNLPVAPLGSSSTLIVGEWSIAIGNPFGFVLGNSEPSVSVGVVSAVGRNLAGRGDGGGVYVDMIQTDAAINPGNSGGPLVNASGEVVGVNSSIYSPSGGSVGLGFAIPIDRTKRIVEDLLDHGSVRQPWVGIRLQTPDVQSAREAAAVGAIVARVVPGSPADRAGVRAGDQVIAAGTRPVKNPFDWEARLLDLRVGEQLPVTVRRGSAEQRFSLQVADAPEVSAPKVTVLRELQLVSLTDVIRQERGVASNAGALVYRVSDRIRDEIGLQDGDVIVQVGQSRVNSAEAASAAIDRYGARGPVYVVFERNRQYLQTSFSLR
- the truA gene encoding tRNA pseudouridine(38-40) synthase TruA, whose protein sequence is MPSFPQVMDPRPILLVTQYDGGRFAGWQRQPVVRTVQGDMEIALERLCATAVPAIGAGRTDAGVHAHGQGVGVRVPERWTPATLRRAMNATLPDDIWVAEAHRMVPEFHPRRSAIARRYGYLIGTDEAARSPFRRRYEWSIRHPLDPAALQGEADSVLGEHTFRAFAVAHTAPVDDHHRCVIQHARWVERDGGWVFEVAANRFLHHMVRFLVGTMVEVAQGRRPRGTIARLLVAPDNSGTPAPAPAHGLSLREVTYPAELYADAS
- the pssA gene encoding CDP-diacylglycerol--serine O-phosphatidyltransferase, which codes for MSRPETRGTGTDGVERPRRPRPRVAVALPNGFTLANLFFGIFAIVAASRGDFDAAARFIVFGAIADTLDGRIARATKSGSRFGEELDSLVDAISFGTAPALIMYFAVFQSTRWEWIFCFFFTACAVMRLARFNVEQAGTKNTHFTGLPSPAAGMTLATYYWFSQTPLYTETMIGDLPWHQMLRWVMLGLGMLMISNVQYAKVPTVNFRTLNGILGFLLVVGTFVGVIFLPKKFFFPALMAYVLYGIGRTVFLGLLDRIPGPREDDDAAEDDLDEPLDPRRRRRRRRPSRQNIAPDAGREEPLA
- the purF gene encoding amidophosphoribosyltransferase, whose product is MCGIFGVYGVRDAAALTQLGLYSLQHRGQESAGIVAVDDARHARVSRAMGLVSEGFGDEEMDALRGPIAIGHTRYSTAGASAIENAQPILARVRRSHIALAHNGNLTNAVELRRDLEDGGAIFSSTMDSEAIVHRIARAHGATPEARVAEALQGVEGAYCLLIVLDDTVLVARDPHGWRPLVMGRLGDGWVFASETCALDIVGAVYEREVQPGEIIAVDAHGLRSVHALPPAPINRCVFEHVYFARPDSAVFSGSVDRSRRALGRQLARECPAPGADIVFAVPDSSNSAALGFADESGTSYELALIRNHYIGRTFIQPTQAGRDAKVKVKYNPVRELLEGKSVVMVDDSIVRGTTTRGLVSLVRGAGAREVHMRVSSAPIISPCYYGIDTPRREELIAAQMTHDELVRHLGVDSLGYLSIDGMLSAMPEGPDGYCHACFSGKYPTATPSEPELLRAGGGAGLSIGIA
- a CDS encoding phosphoribosylaminoimidazolesuccinocarboxamide synthase — protein: MSTRLPAAMIETALPLPLVRRGKVRDVYAVDDDRLLLVTTDRVSAFDIVMNEAIPYKGAVLTQLTAWWLSQLSSVVEHHLLSADTDEIVREVPALAPYREALAGRSMLCVRADVVPIECVIRGYITGSAWKEYQAHGTLAGEALAAGLRESDRLDPLIFSPATKAETGHDENITIASVIASVGAETAATLERLARAVYEFGRATAEPRGIIVADTKFEFGWRDGRLLLIDEVLTPDSSRFWPADSYTPGRGQPSFDKQPLRDWLDVERRAGRWNGEAPAPTLPDEVIRATSLRYRDAFARLTGAPMDLHRLGLPEDSV
- the purQ gene encoding phosphoribosylformylglycinamidine synthase subunit PurQ, with protein sequence MKAGIVRFPGSNCDEDAYHAIADHLGQEAVYLWHKDHDLQNVDLVILPGGFSYGDYLRAGAIARFSPIMREVIAFAKRGGPVLGICNGFQIACEAGLLPGALLRNASLRFVSAPAHLRVESIATRYTSQYHLNQVISIPVAHGDGRYTADADTLARLEGEGQVVFRYVNGDGEATAAANPNGSLRNIAGIVSAEGNVLGMMPHPERALDTTLGSTDGVPLFASILESMLAEVKA
- the purB gene encoding adenylosuccinate lyase: MTAPDRTSYASPLADRYASRAMLTLWGPQMRYGLWRRLWLALAEAQQSLGIAIPDAAIHEMRAHLDDIDFESVAVYEKKFRHDVMAHVHAFGDVAPAARKFIHLGATSCFVTDNAELILMRRGLHLLREKLIDSLEALGTFAREWKDEPALGYTHLQPAQLTTVGKRATLWMQDILLDLEDLEYRIAQLPFRGVKGTTGTQASFLSLFDGDHAKVRELDRLVTTSMGFATSIPVSGQTYSRKVDAQVLGVVAGIAATASKFSGDIRMLQAFGEIEEPFEKNQIGSSAMAYKRNPMRSERIASLARFVLSLEPNANQTHAVQYFERTLDDSANRRLVIPESFLATDAILVLMQNVVRGLEVHPARIRRRVDDELPFMATEEIIVRFVRAGGDRQEAHELIRGHSIDAARAVKDGAPRNDMLERLAADPAFGIPLEDLQAVTEPTRFVGRSPEQVVEFLDEHVAPWLARERAGVEVEEVRV
- the purL gene encoding phosphoribosylformylglycinamidine synthase subunit PurL translates to MTAASNARPVESRPGDPVITPAMVAEHGITEFEYERLIAMLGRTPTFTELGVVSALWSEHCSYKHSRPMLKTLPTKAPWVLQGPGENAGVISVGDGWAVAFKIESHNHPSAVEPYQGAATGVGGILRDVFTMGARPIALLNSLRFGPLTSSRVRWLFAGVVKGIGDYGNCVGVPTVGGEVVFDPSYEGNPLVNAMCVGLMREDELITAVASGVGNPIMAVGARTGRDGIHGASFASEDLSASSEAKRPMVQVGDPFTEKLLLEASLELIRSGHIVAIQDMGAAGLTSSSAEMAERGDVGVTIDVTKVPVREQGMTPYEILLSESQERMLVVAKLGHEEDVRAILAKWDLEAAVIGEVIAEPVYRVTEGERVVAEFPGSRLVTECPQYVLEPKESESLKAARGRSAHAVVALDDERDHAWTLERLLSSPTIASKKWVWQQYDSTVRTSTMRGPGSDAAVVKLRGTDKAIALCIDGNGRHVALSPRNGGRAAVSEAARNVACTGARPMAITNNLNFGNPKKPEVYFQLSEAIAGMGEACTVLETPVTGGNVSLYNENPQGAIHPTPTIGMVGLIESLSHVTPSGFQTVGDDIVLLGDCTEELGASEYLLEIHGLTIGEPPVCDPKRERALIDALLESIRGGVVRSAHDCSDGGLAVALAECAMADRDRVFGFTVDLSPWATLPHRALLFGEAHGRVVLSTADSAAVLQIAQRHGVPARVIGTVTSAESGAQFTISDDTFSAPINWLAKAFHEAIPLAMDGETPAEHAVASSHAPTND